A window of Candidatus Pantoea floridensis contains these coding sequences:
- a CDS encoding FliM/FliN family flagellar motor switch protein — protein MKFKTISMKEVEIRNWIGTGRIISLNSPDDFLVIRMCELKRVDNFLSFSSAWGNFSLAEPGRFLSTISRASVFEDAFIEPDEWIFDLINNRLKPPFRQLFSLISKNNVTESVLIETEINLTEKGETSVHYAQLSIDLLETWQSLAIFNQVPSPFSLSMPINFPVIAGHLKLSLKECLNLNPKDVLIPAIPLISVKGEGVIRIGKTELYFELEPESENSHQYILSITGKQGHNLMTDYDSETQQSGNDTLNERKDYLQVPSQTGFNDLPLELTIRCGNLSMTLGELQNLDAGSTLLVEHVTPGEALLCHGNYLLAKGELVNVNGALGLQIKSMFRAVPG, from the coding sequence ATGAAATTCAAGACTATCTCAATGAAAGAAGTTGAGATAAGAAACTGGATCGGCACAGGTCGAATAATATCACTCAACTCTCCTGATGATTTCCTGGTGATCAGAATGTGTGAGCTAAAAAGAGTCGATAACTTTTTGTCTTTTTCATCGGCCTGGGGAAATTTTTCACTTGCTGAACCGGGTAGATTTCTTTCGACAATCAGCCGTGCCTCTGTTTTTGAAGATGCTTTTATTGAGCCTGACGAATGGATTTTTGACCTCATCAACAACAGACTAAAGCCGCCATTCAGACAGCTTTTCTCACTTATCTCAAAAAATAACGTTACAGAATCGGTATTGATTGAAACAGAAATTAATTTGACAGAGAAGGGTGAAACCTCGGTTCATTATGCTCAACTAAGCATTGATCTCCTTGAAACGTGGCAATCGCTGGCCATCTTTAACCAGGTTCCGTCTCCATTTTCTCTGTCAATGCCCATCAACTTTCCCGTTATTGCAGGCCATCTTAAGTTGTCTCTGAAAGAGTGCCTTAACCTGAACCCTAAGGATGTTCTGATCCCTGCTATTCCTTTGATCTCGGTCAAAGGAGAGGGAGTTATTCGTATCGGAAAGACGGAATTGTATTTTGAGCTGGAACCAGAATCCGAGAATTCTCACCAATACATATTATCTATTACTGGAAAACAGGGACACAATCTGATGACCGATTATGATAGCGAGACTCAGCAATCCGGCAACGATACGCTAAACGAGAGAAAAGATTACCTTCAGGTTCCCTCACAGACTGGCTTTAATGATTTGCCGCTTGAGCTGACGATCCGTTGTGGAAACTTATCAATGACACTCGGCGAGCTGCAAAATCTTGACGCCGGTTCAACATTGCTTGTTGAGCATGTCACTCCTGGTGAGGCATTGCTTTGTCATGGAAACTATCTTCTTGCTAAAGGCGAACTCGTTAACGTAAACGGAGCCTTAGGCTTGCAGATTAAATCGATGTTCCGAGCCGTACCAGGTTAA
- a CDS encoding FliI/YscN family ATPase, whose translation MVMTRLDEWFDENESRFQQLNPVEVHGRITGITGILLEASLPDARIGDLCRITGKDNVQVLAEVVGFNPENTLLSALGSLNGIAQGARVTPLYQPHKISVSKKLLGSVLDGFGRPLDDQSVSAFALDGEHVEAYPVLRSAPPATDRPRINEALSTGVRAIDGLITLGTGQRMGLFAGAGCGKTTLLAEVARNTPCDVIVFGLIGERGRELGEFLEHELDETLREKTIMVCATSDRSSMERARAAFTSTAIAEAFREEGKSVLLIIDSLTRFARAQREIGLALGEPPGRGGLPPSVYTLLPGLLERAGKTHQGSVTALYSVLMEADSTNDPVADEVRSLIDGHIILNRKLAEKGHFPAIDVLSSLSRTMTNVVDPVQTQMARKFRQLMAAFSQVEILIRLGEYEPGSDLLTDVAVRLQPSINNFLQQGNHQPEPFIHMLNKLEDLINESGL comes from the coding sequence ATGGTGATGACACGATTAGATGAATGGTTTGATGAAAACGAATCGCGATTTCAGCAACTGAACCCGGTTGAGGTACATGGTCGCATTACGGGTATTACTGGGATCCTTCTTGAGGCGAGTTTACCTGATGCAAGGATAGGCGATTTATGTCGAATCACTGGCAAAGATAACGTTCAGGTTTTGGCTGAGGTCGTGGGGTTCAATCCTGAAAATACACTCCTCTCCGCGCTGGGGTCACTTAACGGTATCGCGCAAGGTGCGAGAGTCACACCCCTTTATCAGCCTCATAAAATCTCTGTCAGCAAAAAATTACTCGGTTCTGTGCTGGATGGATTCGGGAGACCTCTTGATGACCAGTCAGTTTCAGCGTTTGCGCTCGATGGGGAACACGTTGAGGCTTATCCGGTTTTGCGCAGTGCGCCACCAGCCACAGACAGACCCCGCATTAATGAGGCGCTTTCGACAGGGGTAAGGGCGATTGACGGGCTGATAACGTTAGGAACAGGTCAGCGGATGGGATTATTTGCTGGCGCAGGTTGTGGAAAAACAACCTTGCTTGCTGAGGTGGCAAGAAATACGCCTTGCGATGTCATTGTGTTTGGTCTGATCGGCGAGCGCGGTCGTGAACTCGGGGAATTCCTGGAGCACGAGTTAGACGAAACGTTGCGTGAGAAAACGATTATGGTTTGTGCCACGTCGGATCGGTCAAGTATGGAGCGCGCTCGGGCTGCGTTTACCTCAACAGCGATTGCTGAGGCATTCAGGGAAGAGGGGAAAAGCGTTTTACTTATTATCGATTCCCTAACGCGCTTTGCTCGTGCTCAACGTGAAATCGGGCTTGCGCTCGGTGAACCGCCTGGTCGGGGCGGTCTTCCTCCCTCGGTATATACGCTGCTTCCAGGTTTGCTCGAACGCGCAGGGAAAACACATCAGGGGTCAGTCACCGCGTTATATTCCGTTCTCATGGAAGCGGATTCAACGAATGATCCGGTTGCTGATGAGGTTCGGTCTCTTATCGATGGACATATCATCCTGAATCGGAAGCTTGCTGAGAAAGGGCATTTCCCGGCGATTGATGTTCTCTCCAGCCTGTCACGCACGATGACCAATGTCGTTGACCCTGTCCAGACGCAGATGGCCAGAAAATTTCGTCAGCTCATGGCCGCGTTTTCCCAGGTCGAAATCCTTATTCGACTGGGGGAATATGAACCTGGAAGCGATTTATTAACTGATGTCGCAGTTAGATTACAGCCATCTATTAACAATTTTCTTCAACAGGGAAACCATCAGCCTGAACCGTTTATTCACATGCTTAATAAGTTGGAGGATTTAATCAATGAATCAGGATTATGA
- a CDS encoding FHA domain-containing protein translates to MFELRVLNGLHEGAAIPLTGESWSLGNDEQNDLQLCDEAIKSLHARLRKTEQLWELLPGEGDVYLSQGKAIRETLSLDLNQPFQLSGVWLVVSDADSPWQKNGLIPLDKNGNILTKSLTGKFDFLSRFAILIRPLIILFCLLLIGLAVAGFWSASKVEPKPQNLKPVLYDAEGLRAVVDRKLQERDLSSVVKVEGDHQGVWLVGSVTQIQSDIINRLMILMNKTYSIKIPFVNRTTLKVLSLPFRIVQITAGKGANVVIDNGKRLFIGDREGDFTLSRITKTAVEFTGPQNITVKW, encoded by the coding sequence ATGTTTGAATTACGGGTGTTAAACGGTCTTCATGAGGGAGCCGCGATTCCGCTGACGGGTGAGAGCTGGTCACTGGGTAATGATGAACAAAACGATCTCCAGCTCTGTGACGAGGCGATTAAATCCTTACATGCCAGGCTCAGGAAAACCGAACAGCTTTGGGAACTCTTGCCAGGAGAGGGAGACGTTTATCTGAGCCAGGGCAAGGCGATTAGAGAAACGCTTTCCCTCGATCTTAATCAGCCTTTCCAGCTTTCCGGTGTCTGGCTGGTGGTGAGTGATGCCGATTCTCCCTGGCAAAAAAACGGGCTTATTCCGCTTGATAAAAACGGGAACATTCTTACGAAATCCCTGACAGGTAAATTCGATTTCCTGTCACGCTTCGCAATCCTTATCCGGCCTCTCATTATTTTGTTCTGCCTGCTGCTGATCGGTCTTGCAGTGGCCGGTTTCTGGTCAGCGTCGAAAGTCGAGCCTAAACCTCAGAATCTGAAACCAGTTCTCTATGATGCGGAGGGATTACGGGCAGTAGTTGACCGAAAGCTTCAGGAACGCGACCTGTCATCGGTGGTGAAGGTCGAGGGGGATCATCAGGGCGTTTGGCTGGTGGGGAGCGTTACTCAGATTCAGTCAGACATCATCAATCGCCTCATGATTCTGATGAATAAAACCTATTCAATCAAAATTCCTTTTGTGAATCGCACAACTTTGAAAGTTTTATCGCTTCCTTTTCGTATTGTGCAAATCACAGCGGGGAAAGGGGCAAATGTGGTTATCGATAACGGGAAACGGTTATTTATCGGTGACAGAGAAGGCGATTTCACATTGTCCAGAATCACAAAAACGGCGGTGGAATTCACCGGACCTCAGAACATTACAGTGAAATGGTGA
- the sctV gene encoding type III secretion system export apparatus subunit SctV yields MNQLFNFLNKVAFHAMQRSEIVGGFIALSVVFMLIIPLPLPLIDILIATNISMSCLLIMNAMFLPKPLAFSTFPSVLLLTTMFRLGLSISTTRQILLQQNAGHIVTAFGNFVVGGNLAVGLVVFLILTVVNFLVITKGSERVAEVSARFTLDAMPGKQMSIDSDLRAGLISADLARKKRADLQKESQLFGAMDGAMQFVKGDSMAGIVILSINLIGGFCIGVLQLGMTAGESMHVFSILTIGDGLIDQIPALLISLTSGMMITRVSGNEENFDLNIGKEITQQLTNQPKAWIMAGVGMFAFAILPGMPTFVFLFLGTVTIGSGGFQFWRDKRNASTNQHEKMLVPEENGENDLRTFNPARLFTLSFPAGRERDPHVIQIIEEIRRIRNRIVNQFGFTLPVFNIQFTTAQREDEFRFLVYEVPKVIATITQSKRAVERIGYVRQLEDKSTLPAETDGLEEDFIWLENEDDYLRAGEVSWSGNDLLLAKMEEALFQSAPRFIGMQETRAIVSWLQSDLPEVAQEFERVFPVARLSNVLQRLVAERISLRVIRTIVESLLRNGSERDTGMLIDQVRIDIKEHICYQHSNDREGIIAWLLAPETEEILREALRHTNTDTFFTLDRDRMKIFIDQIRGVFPPYRSINQGVMLVAQDLRAPLRTLIQNEFNHVPVLSFSELEFNLPVNVEGRIDINQDLIEGKGQEPENESEEDDV; encoded by the coding sequence ATGAACCAGCTCTTTAACTTTCTCAATAAAGTCGCTTTTCATGCCATGCAGCGATCAGAAATCGTGGGTGGGTTCATTGCGCTTTCCGTTGTGTTCATGCTGATTATCCCGTTGCCATTGCCGCTTATCGATATTCTGATTGCCACCAATATCAGCATGTCATGCCTGTTGATCATGAACGCCATGTTTCTTCCCAAACCGCTCGCGTTTTCAACATTCCCGTCTGTTCTCCTTCTCACGACAATGTTCAGACTGGGTCTCTCAATCTCCACCACGCGTCAGATTCTGCTTCAACAGAATGCAGGCCATATCGTTACAGCCTTTGGAAACTTTGTGGTGGGTGGAAATCTGGCGGTGGGGCTGGTGGTGTTTTTGATTCTGACGGTGGTGAATTTTCTGGTCATCACAAAAGGATCGGAACGAGTCGCGGAGGTCTCAGCGCGGTTTACGCTCGATGCCATGCCAGGAAAACAGATGTCCATCGATTCTGATTTGCGAGCGGGTTTAATCAGTGCGGATCTGGCTCGGAAAAAACGCGCAGACTTACAGAAAGAGAGCCAGCTTTTCGGGGCGATGGATGGAGCGATGCAGTTCGTGAAAGGCGATTCAATGGCAGGCATTGTAATTCTTTCCATCAACCTGATCGGCGGGTTTTGTATTGGCGTCCTCCAGCTGGGGATGACAGCGGGCGAATCGATGCATGTCTTTTCCATTCTGACCATTGGCGATGGCCTGATTGATCAGATCCCGGCGCTGCTGATTTCCCTCACCTCGGGAATGATGATAACGCGGGTATCAGGTAATGAGGAAAACTTTGATCTCAACATTGGCAAAGAGATAACCCAGCAACTGACCAATCAGCCTAAAGCCTGGATTATGGCGGGGGTAGGCATGTTTGCATTTGCGATACTACCAGGGATGCCCACATTCGTTTTTCTTTTCCTGGGAACCGTGACTATCGGAAGTGGCGGGTTCCAGTTCTGGCGGGATAAAAGAAACGCCTCAACAAACCAGCATGAAAAAATGTTGGTTCCTGAGGAAAACGGAGAAAACGACCTGAGAACATTCAATCCAGCACGACTGTTTACACTGAGCTTTCCGGCAGGTCGCGAGCGTGATCCGCACGTAATCCAAATAATTGAAGAAATCCGGCGTATCAGGAACCGAATCGTCAATCAGTTTGGTTTCACCTTACCTGTTTTTAATATTCAGTTCACAACCGCTCAGCGAGAGGACGAGTTTCGTTTTCTGGTGTATGAGGTTCCGAAAGTCATCGCGACTATCACCCAATCAAAACGCGCTGTTGAGCGAATTGGCTATGTCAGACAGCTTGAGGATAAATCCACTTTGCCCGCTGAAACAGATGGGCTTGAAGAGGATTTTATCTGGCTTGAGAACGAGGATGACTATCTTAGAGCGGGAGAGGTCAGCTGGAGTGGCAACGATCTGTTACTGGCAAAAATGGAAGAGGCGTTGTTTCAATCAGCGCCTCGCTTTATTGGAATGCAGGAAACTCGCGCTATCGTTTCATGGCTTCAATCCGATTTGCCTGAGGTTGCCCAGGAATTTGAACGCGTCTTTCCAGTTGCGCGGTTATCTAACGTTCTGCAACGGCTGGTGGCCGAACGGATCTCGTTGCGGGTCATTCGAACTATCGTTGAGAGCTTACTAAGAAACGGCAGTGAGCGAGACACAGGAATGTTAATCGATCAGGTCCGAATCGACATAAAAGAGCATATCTGTTACCAGCACAGCAACGACAGAGAAGGGATCATTGCCTGGTTACTCGCACCAGAGACCGAGGAAATCCTTCGCGAGGCACTACGTCATACGAACACCGATACCTTTTTTACGCTCGACAGAGACCGGATGAAAATCTTTATCGATCAGATTAGAGGGGTGTTCCCGCCTTATCGGTCCATTAATCAGGGTGTGATGTTGGTTGCCCAGGACCTCCGCGCCCCGCTCAGAACTCTCATTCAAAACGAATTTAATCATGTGCCGGTCCTCTCTTTTTCGGAGCTGGAATTTAACTTGCCGGTCAACGTAGAGGGACGGATAGACATTAATCAGGATCTGATTGAGGGCAAGGGTCAGGAACCGGAGAACGAAAGTGAGGAAGACGATGTTTGA
- the sctW gene encoding type III secretion system gatekeeper subunit SctW has product MNMKIHHTPVRHFEVAEKEEAIEELGNIGKGDSTVKPGHETTHAERLKKEQASHVAEHSLAQEIDQHRAKIEKQQQIARSRRGGYSLRFTHIEQISELLEGGHDEEQAKREDRIKAILEESPEHNHFTAILETIDDDPASAYATLSLMALKLQDNHQPQLLASIQTVLDKLSHEHGAEVTAGMNTARAFATHSTDKTQKRTLRKLYYDGVVGQQTSDSVMDLLLSKFGVEGYLPALRTLQRALADDIAALSPSIPPMALRRLLNGLNDTRVLSNTITEVSEFLTRMSSTFRDVKMSVDKMTRTLLGMCRNGFFSNQLISLGLETIGEDSQRHPFYFNHLLRLIQRLPENVWGDNGKHRDSAIRMIRALNGELAQMEKNRLGQMQ; this is encoded by the coding sequence ATGAACATGAAAATTCACCACACCCCAGTTCGACATTTTGAGGTGGCAGAAAAAGAAGAGGCGATAGAAGAACTCGGGAATATTGGGAAGGGTGATTCAACCGTTAAACCTGGTCATGAAACGACACACGCAGAACGCCTTAAAAAAGAACAGGCGTCTCATGTTGCTGAACATTCACTTGCACAGGAAATCGATCAACATCGTGCGAAAATTGAAAAACAACAACAGATAGCCAGGTCGAGGCGTGGAGGGTATTCACTCAGGTTCACTCATATTGAACAGATCAGTGAATTACTTGAGGGTGGTCATGATGAAGAACAGGCAAAGCGAGAGGACCGGATTAAAGCGATCCTGGAGGAATCGCCTGAACATAACCACTTCACAGCCATTCTTGAAACGATTGATGATGATCCGGCTTCAGCGTATGCAACATTGAGCCTCATGGCGCTAAAGCTTCAGGATAACCACCAGCCCCAACTTCTCGCGAGTATTCAAACTGTTTTAGACAAACTCAGTCATGAACATGGTGCTGAGGTCACAGCCGGAATGAACACGGCGAGAGCTTTCGCCACTCACTCAACTGATAAAACCCAAAAACGCACGCTTCGAAAACTTTATTATGATGGTGTTGTGGGTCAGCAAACCTCAGATTCTGTCATGGATCTCTTACTCTCAAAGTTCGGCGTTGAGGGATATTTACCGGCGCTCAGAACGCTTCAGAGAGCGTTAGCAGATGACATCGCCGCGTTATCACCCTCTATCCCCCCGATGGCCTTACGCCGTTTACTGAACGGCCTGAACGATACACGCGTATTGAGTAACACAATCACTGAGGTGAGTGAGTTCTTAACGCGAATGTCTTCGACTTTCAGAGATGTGAAAATGTCTGTCGATAAGATGACACGAACTCTTCTCGGGATGTGCCGAAATGGTTTTTTTTCAAACCAGCTCATTTCGCTGGGTCTTGAAACTATCGGAGAGGATTCTCAGCGTCATCCGTTTTATTTCAATCATCTGTTAAGACTGATTCAGCGACTACCAGAGAACGTCTGGGGCGATAACGGCAAACATCGTGATTCGGCGATCAGGATGATTCGCGCGTTAAACGGCGAACTGGCGCAAATGGAAAAAAATCGGTTAGGTCAAATGCAATGA
- a CDS encoding RNA polymerase sigma factor, protein METLIEEAIAKPLIDWGLIMIENEKNLQSFIRKRVTNFADVDDLVQTTWLEVLIHKDKFKGESKPETWIFGIAMNLIKIYYKNSQIRSLTAAPEDALDREFQEKDEPENILSARECLMKAVKKFSVMPKKYQQMLKVLIENDIGYQELANKLAIPIGTVRSRLSRLRIFLRKYVHWEP, encoded by the coding sequence ATGGAAACGTTGATTGAAGAGGCTATCGCGAAACCCCTTATTGACTGGGGCTTGATCATGATCGAGAACGAAAAGAACCTTCAGAGTTTTATTCGAAAACGCGTCACCAATTTTGCTGACGTTGATGATCTCGTTCAAACAACCTGGCTTGAAGTGCTTATCCATAAAGACAAGTTCAAAGGCGAATCGAAACCGGAAACATGGATTTTTGGGATAGCCATGAACCTGATCAAAATCTACTATAAGAACTCTCAGATTCGGTCGCTGACCGCTGCACCTGAAGACGCGCTTGATCGCGAATTCCAGGAAAAAGACGAACCTGAAAATATTCTTTCAGCCCGAGAATGCCTGATGAAAGCCGTTAAAAAATTCTCAGTCATGCCGAAAAAATATCAGCAAATGCTCAAAGTCTTGATTGAAAACGACATCGGCTATCAGGAACTTGCGAACAAGCTCGCCATCCCTATCGGGACTGTTCGATCACGTTTATCCCGACTGCGAATTTTTCTCAGGAAATATGTTCATTGGGAACCGTAA
- a CDS encoding HrpF/NolX family T3SS translocon protein gives MKILTSTNENVFQNDSLLTGPPAEEAFPQKAQTNVIDFTSVSSQQSLNQILQPNVQGFITANDAGSTLTDSSSESGMSFADVVTTLGRHDGLLKKAMTKEDLQKLESDPDTPSDMKAALQILLNNPAMFQAIDNATPDKVDGKIAAGDIDALRKTPAFMQYASQLSESYTHDYIPSDAPTGSPPQEMTANDAARELYLYSQSLPKQLSLQTLNEIANGSQPLDKCPPQVAAAAKYFTDHPNQWANLTGMSDPTKPESREALCDQVSYSVKLTKPESDALQTVKDNEDIFFKNGSLTPKKLKDIAKDPNNSQSVRDAATLLSKPNSMLFSMLDNGKHHAGGNFFNKSNDEKISKGDLDAFIAHGSNQVAAAPTQAKTDTPTQLKAKADMDAGQETQPDKKKEMGGGFFKMFDILGWIGTGLSILIPGLGEAALGAGVGKAAVQAGVEAGMKAGMEGGVKAGFSAAKEAGIAAGKEASKAAEQAGTKGIGYAAGTTAERGGKTGAEVTVEHESQRS, from the coding sequence ATGAAAATCTTAACATCGACAAATGAGAATGTATTTCAGAACGATAGTCTTCTAACTGGGCCACCAGCTGAAGAAGCTTTTCCTCAGAAGGCACAAACCAATGTTATCGACTTTACCTCTGTTTCTTCTCAGCAAAGTTTAAACCAAATCCTCCAGCCGAACGTTCAAGGGTTTATTACCGCTAATGACGCTGGATCAACTCTTACTGATTCGTCCTCTGAAAGTGGGATGTCTTTTGCGGATGTTGTGACGACACTCGGTCGGCATGACGGTTTATTGAAAAAGGCAATGACGAAGGAAGATTTACAAAAGCTTGAATCCGATCCTGATACACCATCAGATATGAAAGCCGCTCTTCAGATACTATTGAATAATCCTGCTATGTTTCAGGCGATAGACAATGCAACGCCTGATAAAGTCGATGGCAAGATCGCCGCAGGGGACATCGATGCACTACGCAAAACGCCTGCTTTTATGCAATATGCCTCTCAGCTTTCAGAATCCTATACTCACGATTACATTCCTTCTGACGCTCCTACAGGTTCACCGCCTCAGGAAATGACGGCAAACGATGCTGCTCGTGAACTCTATCTTTACTCGCAGAGTCTGCCAAAACAGCTCAGCCTTCAGACTCTGAATGAGATTGCAAACGGATCACAACCGCTTGATAAGTGTCCTCCGCAGGTCGCCGCAGCTGCCAAATATTTCACTGATCATCCTAACCAATGGGCAAACCTGACAGGGATGAGTGACCCGACAAAACCTGAATCCCGTGAAGCTTTATGTGATCAGGTTTCTTATTCGGTAAAACTCACGAAACCCGAAAGTGACGCGCTTCAGACTGTTAAAGACAACGAGGATATTTTTTTTAAGAACGGGAGCCTCACACCTAAGAAACTCAAGGACATTGCTAAAGATCCCAATAATTCTCAGTCTGTAAGAGACGCGGCAACATTGTTAAGCAAACCGAATTCAATGTTGTTTTCGATGCTGGACAATGGCAAACATCACGCGGGAGGCAATTTCTTTAATAAATCCAATGATGAGAAAATCAGTAAAGGTGATCTCGATGCTTTCATTGCGCATGGTTCTAACCAGGTAGCAGCCGCGCCAACGCAGGCGAAAACCGATACACCGACACAACTGAAAGCAAAAGCGGATATGGACGCCGGTCAGGAAACCCAGCCTGATAAGAAAAAAGAAATGGGAGGCGGCTTTTTCAAAATGTTCGACATTCTTGGATGGATTGGAACGGGTTTATCGATATTGATCCCAGGACTTGGAGAGGCTGCGTTAGGGGCGGGTGTTGGAAAAGCAGCTGTTCAGGCTGGTGTTGAAGCGGGAATGAAAGCAGGGATGGAAGGCGGTGTGAAAGCCGGATTCTCAGCAGCGAAAGAGGCTGGAATCGCAGCGGGTAAAGAAGCGAGCAAGGCAGCGGAACAGGCAGGAACAAAGGGGATTGGCTACGCTGCTGGAACAACAGCTGAACGAGGCGGTAAAACAGGAGCGGAAGTAACGGTTGAACATGAGTCTCAACGGAGTTAA
- a CDS encoding M91 family zinc metallopeptidase, with amino-acid sequence MYIQSRVVPNLTIETSNPYLYKKTESALFKISAKPIGQALLREINSLARNERCAFVIPDESFDCSAKPMLTYSQLKTYGPPPIDEDEDKWNMYKAIELVTSTQKGGKGVGTTAVSYWNPNEFIHIDLFGHSHKVINQYSSFLSLAHELIHVRNILKGDVLINSEGGLSRILEEEYRVLGLPPYHDEPITENKIRLEHGYPYRFDYQHLDN; translated from the coding sequence ATGTATATACAAAGTCGTGTTGTACCAAACCTGACGATTGAAACCTCCAATCCTTATCTTTATAAAAAAACAGAATCAGCACTTTTCAAAATCTCAGCAAAGCCGATTGGTCAGGCTCTTTTAAGAGAAATCAATTCACTTGCTAGAAATGAAAGATGTGCATTTGTGATTCCAGATGAAAGCTTCGATTGCTCGGCAAAACCAATGCTGACATATTCTCAATTAAAAACATATGGTCCCCCACCAATTGATGAAGACGAAGATAAATGGAATATGTACAAAGCTATTGAACTCGTCACTTCAACCCAAAAAGGAGGTAAGGGGGTCGGAACGACAGCTGTCAGTTACTGGAACCCAAATGAATTCATTCATATCGATCTCTTTGGTCACTCTCATAAGGTGATCAATCAATATAGTTCATTCCTTTCTCTTGCACATGAACTTATTCATGTCAGAAATATTTTAAAGGGTGACGTCTTGATAAATTCTGAAGGTGGATTATCTCGAATTTTAGAGGAAGAGTACCGAGTATTGGGTTTACCTCCCTATCATGATGAACCTATAACAGAAAACAAAATCCGCTTAGAACATGGTTATCCTTATCGGTTCGATTATCAGCATTTAGATAATTAG
- a CDS encoding MFS transporter has protein sequence MTESDNLFWKRNLFICMIGAFATTVGLTIMLPFLPLYVNQLGIVEQDKIIRWSGIAFSVTFLSAGLVAPIWGRLGDRFGRKTMLIRASLGLSIILSLIGFATNVYNLVLMLFLVGLAGGYGSGSTILIAVQAPQERSGWALGMVASGVMAGNLAGPLLGGILAPLIGIRETFWSAGGFIFIAFLLTLFGIKEEHKPKTKTERKSKGIIGKQDKPVILVMLISSMFLMIANLSIEPIITIFISSIESNVDNITFMSGLVLAASALGSVLSASVLGKIADKMGHVEVIIGGMFIAGLLIIPQAFVTSGWELVLLRFLMGIALGGLLPCTSVIIRQKVAVENVGSVLGYSVSAKFIGQFIGPFLGGMIGSHLGIRYVFILTTVVMFAGAILNLIFVKKTFKDVYESHE, from the coding sequence GTGACTGAATCAGATAATCTATTCTGGAAACGTAATCTTTTTATTTGCATGATTGGTGCGTTTGCGACAACTGTCGGATTAACCATCATGCTTCCTTTTCTCCCATTATATGTTAATCAGCTTGGCATTGTTGAACAGGATAAAATCATTCGCTGGTCTGGAATTGCTTTTAGTGTGACCTTCCTTTCAGCGGGTCTTGTCGCGCCGATATGGGGAAGGTTAGGTGATCGTTTTGGCCGAAAAACGATGCTTATACGCGCAAGTCTCGGACTCTCTATCATTCTCTCTTTGATTGGGTTTGCTACTAACGTGTATAACCTCGTTTTAATGCTGTTCCTGGTTGGTCTGGCTGGTGGTTATGGATCTGGTTCAACGATTCTTATTGCTGTTCAGGCTCCTCAGGAGCGGTCTGGTTGGGCGCTGGGTATGGTCGCATCAGGCGTAATGGCGGGAAATCTAGCTGGACCTTTGTTAGGGGGTATTCTTGCACCGTTGATCGGCATTCGTGAAACGTTCTGGTCTGCCGGAGGTTTTATCTTTATTGCATTCCTCTTAACCCTCTTTGGAATCAAAGAAGAACATAAACCTAAAACCAAAACCGAGCGAAAATCGAAAGGGATTATTGGTAAGCAGGATAAACCTGTAATCCTTGTAATGCTGATTTCAAGTATGTTTCTGATGATAGCGAACCTTTCTATCGAACCTATCATTACGATCTTTATCAGCTCAATTGAGTCGAATGTTGATAACATTACTTTTATGTCAGGTCTCGTTCTGGCTGCTTCAGCTCTCGGATCTGTTTTATCGGCGTCGGTATTAGGCAAAATAGCCGATAAAATGGGACACGTTGAGGTCATCATAGGAGGAATGTTTATCGCTGGACTCCTCATCATTCCTCAGGCGTTCGTTACATCTGGATGGGAGTTGGTCCTGTTGCGGTTCCTGATGGGAATTGCGCTCGGAGGATTGTTGCCTTGTACCTCAGTCATTATTCGACAGAAAGTTGCTGTTGAGAATGTTGGAAGTGTGCTGGGTTACTCGGTTTCAGCAAAGTTCATCGGTCAGTTCATTGGTCCATTCCTCGGGGGAATGATAGGTAGTCATCTCGGGATCCGATATGTGTTCATTCTGACAACAGTCGTTATGTTCGCTGGCGCAATTCTGAATTTAATTTTCGTCAAAAAAACATTCAAAGATGTTTATGAGAGTCATGAATAG